tgcattctttctttccatcctctgagccattcctgccctataatatctgaaaacacttaacacacatatcaaggcatctaatggtaataacagaggattaaacatagggaacttaaggccaaagaagcatgttttcaatcaaagcacataattaggaaggcaaatgtaaaaccatgcaaatagtatgaataagtgggtaaagagttgataaaatccactcaattaagcacaagataaaccataaaatagtggtttatcagccaTCATTTCCCAATCCCCATTTCTCTTATATCCAATAATTGTACACTTAATTGCaactcctagggagaacgactcggggtttaaatactctcggttaatTAGAATTTGTAAATATTTGATTAAGAGAAGTcattgttggtttggactatgctaccaacgaattaattcttgttttgattgattcCAAACTATACAATAGTTCTCTTATCACTCCTCTGTCACCGACTCAAGCATTTGGAATAAACGCTTGACGTCTAATTACGTGCTCTTCAAGCGAGTGTTATTTGTGATCGCCATGGCCAATGAAAGCACTAAATGAAAGGGTAAAAAATTAACAGAATAGGAAATTGAATGGATTTTATTGCCGCTTGGAATAGTATGTGAGTACAGAAAAAGAATAGAGAATAAGTATGATGTAACTATAACTTGCCATAAAGAAAACAATGTAATAAGAAAATATAAGTGGTGTATGAGCACGAAGAGGAATTCAAGGGGTCATCGGTGTGCATGTGAATctgtgataaaccactattttatggtttattttgtgctCAATTAAGTGTATTTTGTcaattattctcacacttattcatataaattgcatggttttaattttctttccgaattttgtgctatgattgaaaacatgcttcttagACCTTAAATTACTAAGTTTTAATCCTCTCTtcttaccattcgatgccgtgatatatttgttaagtgttttcaggtttgatagggcaggaatggcttagaggatggaaagggaGCATGCAAAAATGAAAAGGCCACAAGAAATTAAAGTTTTGAGAAGCTGGCAGCGACACGTACGCATGgacgatgcgtacgcgtgactggtGCAGCAGACATACGACGCACATGCGGGGCTGACGCCTACGCGTGGCCAGTGCCGAGtccaagcgacgcgtacgcatgacagaGCGTCATGTGCTGCAATTACAGAAAACActggggcaatttctgggcttcttttgacccagtttcaggcccgaaaatacatattagaggctgcagagtggagCTGGAAATGGGATTGACTTTCAttcacacaattttaggttttagatgtaggtttctagagagagaggctcttctctctctaggttttagaaTTTTTAGTCTTGTTCCTTCTCAAATTCATATTTCTACCttactttaatttagttttcttttacttttatttgttctagTTCTTTAGTTTATTTACTtctcttgttgatttttttatgttgccaatttagtttatgaatttttcttatttcctTTAATccatattaatgcaatttatgtttttatgtttatgaTTGCGTTCTCtaatttgttgttattgtttACTCTTGTAACTGTTAGTCTTAGATTTTGCTATGTCTTGTTagttttccatgtttttattttataccttccaagtgtttgataaaatacttggttggattttaaattagatttttatgttcttgacTTGGATGGATTGATTAGAGattcttgagttatcaaaattctcttgttgattggtaattgaagATTGTCGCTTAGCTTGAACTTCACTAAATCTAGTTTCTCCCTATGAGTGACTCGGACTTGTGAACTCAAGTTGATTGTATACACTTGACCTTCCTCCAtttgttagaggttaactaagtgaaggcaatttatgtttaccatcacaattgacaATGATAATAAGAATAGGACTTCTAATCCTCTTTCCTTGTTAAGTGCTTTTGTAgttattactttatttttttgccattttacttttcaGTCTCTTAATTCAAAAACCCCAAAAGCTTTTTCCCATAACCAATAGTAAGTAcacttccctgtaattccttgaaagacgacccgagatttaaataattcggttaattttattgagtttgcttaagtgacaaaaaatttaaatgttgattgaggtttaattgtcgatttaaaactatacttacaacgtgatatttttgtgaaaatctttaCCGATATTTTTTCTCCGTCAACTTGTAtaaaagggaagaaaaagagaaatatttaaaaaagagtcaagaagagcagaagaagaataaaagaaagagagagaaatgtCATAACATAATTGTTAGATAGAAAAAAGAGCAATATTAGTAATTCGTTAACAAGCATAATCCCATAATTTCCTATTTAACATTTTCTCTCGTGTTTTTTCTAGCACCTACATTGCTTAGATCGGCTGTCACGTGTCTCCAGTTATCAACTAATCCTTCCTCACTAGTGAATTCTTTATTATTTCTGTGCTTGCCCTCAACAATCTCTTAGCCAACAAGTTTCTGTCTTACATAGTTATTAGaatataatatgtataattaTTCTAGAAGCATATAtccaaagaaaataaagaatataAATGTAGATAGAATGGGTTTGAAAATGTGATGAACGTGCATGATCTAAATAGCTACCAATAGTAATTGAAACCTGGATACGAAATAAGTGGACATATTAATTTTAagggtaaaaaaccataataagccaactggctcagaaaattacgtaaatacgccaaagcaaaaatcgttacagcaataagccagatcgtatttttatataattcgaaccaggttggttcgaactctatttattagtaaatcgaaccaggttggttcgaattatggttttttttttgttagtaattcgaaccagcctggttcgaattagtaatgaaggtaattcgaaccaaggtggttcgaattatagagagagaatgtctgcatgtaattcgaaccaggctggttcgaattacaccaaTCATAGTTCGAACCAGGCCGGTTCGAACTATGTGTGAGACTGACTAAGCTGTGTATCTATGGACGAGGCATATCCGAATCAGCCAAAGAGATGCGGCCTATGTCGCCAACCCGGACACAGttcaataagagaaaataaacgCTAAACTGTTTCAAGATTCATTGATCATACAAAATGAATGTCCCagaacacaaattaaaaaaaaacatagataaacagaCTATAACATAACAAAAAAAGTACAAACCAGGATCATACATGATTgaactttaaagaaaaaaaatacataattaaaaaagCCATATTCATTACTACTCGCAACAATCAAACTAAAAGTCATGTGCACTAATGTAAATaatactgacactaacaacatggGATATAATCTAAATAACTCTAAGACTAGCAAGATGCGCACTAATGTAGATAATGCTAACACTAACAACATGCATACTAATGGTGTCCTGTCTGAGACGAGCCTGCAACCTGTGGGCAACTACGTCGCGTGTGTCCAGGTTGGCGACATAGGCCGCACCTCTTTGGCCGATTCGGATCCGCCTCGTCCATGTTCGTCCGTATCCTAGTGGATCTAGGACGACCCTCTCTGGCACGCCTCATGGCAGGGTCTGGAATCACTGTGGGCCCGTCGTAAGGTGGCCAGAAGCCCTCCGGGATGGGAGGTGTGAATCCCATCCGATACACATTGAAGACCGAGCTAATCTGATAGACGCTGTGAACGTAAGAGGTCCAGGTGACCCGTGAGTATGCACAGCACGCAAGTGCGTGCTGACACGGGAAATGAAGAGCCTGGAAGTACCCGCAGTCACATGTCCGAGAGGCAAGTGATACTCTGTAAGTACCCAAGGAGAAAGAACCAGTCGGAGTAGTCTCTGCTACAGTGAACTCGGAGTTATCCCGGTCATACAGCGTCACCGTGAAGCACCTGGCCGTCTTCATGTTGGCCTCAATACACTTCACCAAATGCTGACTGAATTGTTGTCCTGTTCCCATCTGGGCCTCAGCCTCTCTCCCCTTGCGAACAAACAGTTCCGCAAGCCTACAATATGTTGCCTTCACCAGGGATGCTACAGGGAGATTTCTGACCCCCTTCAGGATAGAGTTCACACACTCGGAGATGTTCGTCGTCATGTGACCGAATCTCCGCCCCTCATCACGATGCTGAGTCCACAACGAGTAATCAATCCGGTTCGCCCACTCACACATCGCCGGATCTTCAGATCGCAGGATATCAAACCAGTAATCAAATTCAACCTCGGTCTTCGCATACGCCGCGTTCACTAGTAGCCTCCTAGCGTCTTTGCCCTTGAAGGTTAGGGCAAAATTAGCCACAACGTGTCGTATGCAGAATGCACGGTACGCAGATGGCGGTAGCCAACCGCCGTCAGGGGCCTCAAGCGCAGCCTTGATGCCGTTGTGCCTGTCCGATATAACCAGCAGACCGGGCTGCGGGGTCACGTGCTGTCGAAGGTGTGAGAGAAAGAATGTCCAGGATTCCGCGTTCTCACCCTCTACTAGTGCGAATGCCACAGGTAGAATGTTGGAGTTCCCATCCTGTGCAATCGCGATGAGCAACGTTCCCCCATACTTCCCATACAAATGTGTGCCGTCAATGCTGATTAGCGGCTTGCAATGACGGAATGCCTCGATGCAGGGCGGGAAAGTCCAGAAAAGTCTGTGGAAGTACGCTTGAGATTTGTCCACCTATCCTCCAACTCGAACCGGGCTCGTCTTCAGGACCACAACACTCCCAGGCATCGTCAGCTGGACACCCAAGACCCACCTAGGCAGGTCGTTGTAGGACTCATCCCAGTCACCGTATATGAGGGCAATAGATTTCTGCTTCGCCATCCAAACCCTCCGGTAAGTCGGCCTAAAACCAAAGTGCGCTGCCGTGGCGTTCAGGAGCACCTTGATGCTCACGGATGCATCGGCCCTAACCATTGGCATAATGAAAGCCGAAATCACATGATAATCCAAACTCCTGTGGTCACTAGAGATGGATGTGGCCAGGCAAGTGTGAGGTCCATTGTACCGTTTGACCTCCCAGATGCCCTTGCGCTTCCGGAGACTCAGTCGAATCAACCATGTGCACCCATTCCCAAACTCGGAACACTTGCCCACATACCGGCGGTGATCGGACTCCACCACCTTGTACTGTACCCCTCGCCGGATGCTGTAAGTCTCACACTTAAAAGGGCCTCATCTTTATCCTGGAATTGCTGACCAACCTGGAACTCTGTCAGACCAGTACTCCCTTCCGCATCTCTAGCTCCGAATCCAACAGCGTGCCCTAAAACCCCCTCATGTCTCATGGCGTCCAAGTCCAATGAGGAAAAATGTGGTGGATACTGCTGTGTGCCAGAGCTAGAACCACCTACCTCCAATGCAGGCCCAGTCGCTCCAATATCATCAGCGCTATCATCGTCAATCATATCCGGCTCGACGTCATCCTCGTCTTCATCGTCCAAAAAAACCGTCTCCTACGCCAACAGGTGCAACTCCCACTAAAGCGTTCGGCAAATTTTCCCTTTCCACTACCTCGTCGCCTTCGGTGGCATTGAGGTCAACAGCGAAAGATGGGGAGGCGACATGTTGGACCACTGGTTCGTACACAGGGACGGACGAGGAAGCAACGGCAGGCCGGGAACTAGAACCTGCTGCATTCGCTATAGTGTTCGTATTCCTGTTCGAACCGCCGGAGCTGGATACAACATCAACCAGCCGGGCCAACAACTCCGGTGTCCTCACCTCCGGAAACTGCCGCCGACAGAGAAACATTACTTGCAAGTCCGCATCATTATTAATCGTGAAGCAATCATACTTCACCGTATTCTGTAGCACCGTGACTGGAATGCGATAGAAAAACTTCTTTACCCGCTTCGCACCCTCCAGACCAAGCTTCATTAGTACAGCGCTAACAAGGTCATCGTAACTCGTCGTAGATGTTATGACAATACATAGAGGATTCTTATCTGTGAACTTTACTCCGGAACGAGTTTTTCTATTAACAGATCCTCTGTGGTGCACCAAAACAAcaaaactctcctcactagccatcCTTCTCCCTCTAATGAGAGTAACTCACGTTTGGAACCATATATATACAGTCAGTCTCACACATAGTTCGAACCGGCCTGGTTCGAACTATGAttggtgtaattcgaaccagcctggttcgaattacatgcagacattctctctctataattcgaaccaccttggttcgaattaccttcattactaattcgaaccaggctggttcgaattactaacaaaaaaaaaaaccataattcgaaccaacctggttcgatttactaataaatggagttcgaaccaacctggttcgaattatataaaaatacgatctggcttattgctgtaacgatttttgctttggcgtatttacgtaaTTTTCCGAGCCAGTTGGCTtattatggttttttaccctaattttaatttattcttagaTATAGAAATAcattattttatatgtataaaatataaaatattttaaaaaaaatgtaatattttttattttttatattaaaatacaaactaaggttaataaatatttttaataatatatgttattttaaaatttatttcaaaaatataaattaaaaatatttaaccCATAATAATATTTAAGTGTATCATATAAAATTTGGACATTAATACAAACATGAGACACGACACAACACAAAATACAGGACACGGAACTAAACTCTAATATAATTTCTTATCTTAGTCTCATAAATGATTTGCCAATGGAATTAAGAAAACAAATAATAACGTTATTAACTAATCATAAATTCTGGTATAAATGATAATTGTttgaattatttaaatattatgaACAATGTGTATAAATTAGGTATTTTATATTATGAAAaaagtttgataaaaaaaattttcagccataattagtcaaaattttctataatttacttcatttatataatttaacaacagttttattttttatctcacTCTCCTATCAATCCACTTATCATATTCTTATCAGCCGTATTTATTAATGACATTAATTATAATATCATATTTCTTACTATTAGGCATTCTTGTAATATCATATTCTATATTAAATGTATATTTATTACCTGCAGTATTTATAACCTTCTTGTACTTGCCTTTATCTGTTTAAATGTCTGTGAAATGCATGATGGAGTGGGAGCTATGGAGGAATGGCAGTATGAGACTTAGATATAAGATTAAGCTAAGTTAGGTTTAGGTACTCTTAGAAAACCACCTttttatggcttctgtttaatactttaaactctataatctgagtgttggcattctaggattgcctctggcattcccaggaccttatatattatgtgtgtggcacctttaccatactgagaacctccggttctcattccatactatgttgttatttttcagatgcaggttgagaggcatctcgttaggcATCTGGACTCTTGAAGCAGAGTGGTAACTAGGTTATTTTGTTATGctatgatgtatatatatatatatatatatatatatatatatatatatatatatatatatatatatatatatatatatatatatatacttagctttctctccacataacttattcttttttatcctcCTAGAGTG
This sequence is a window from Arachis stenosperma cultivar V10309 chromosome 10, arast.V10309.gnm1.PFL2, whole genome shotgun sequence. Protein-coding genes within it:
- the LOC130957249 gene encoding uncharacterized protein LOC130957249 — translated: MVRADASVSIKVLLNATAAHFGFRPTYRRVWMAKQKSIALIYGDWDESYNDLPRLFWTFPPCIEAFRHCKPLISIDGTHLYGKYGGTLLIAIAQDGNSNILPVAFALVEGENAESWTFFLSHLRQHVTPQPGLLVISDRHNGIKAALEAPDGGWLPPSAYRAFCIRHVVANFALTFKGKDARRLLVNAAYAKTEVEFDYWFDILRSEDPAMCEWANRIDYSLWTQHRDEGRRFGHMTTNISECVNSILKGVRNLPVASLVKATYCRLAELFVRKGREAEAQMGTGQQFSQHLVKCIEANMKTARCFTVTLYDRDNSEFTVAETTPTGSFSLGTYRVSLASRTCDCGYFQALHFPCQHALACCAYSRVTWTSYVHSVYQISSVFNVYRMGFTPPIPEGFWPPYDGPTVIPDPAMRRAREGRPRSTRIRTNMDEADPNRPKRCGLCRQPGHTRRSCPQVAGSSQTGHH
- the LOC130957250 gene encoding uncharacterized protein LOC130957250; this translates as MASEESFVVLVHHRGSVNRKTRSGVKFTDKNPLCIVITSTTSYDDLVSAVLMKLGLEGAKRVKKFFYRIPVTVLQNTVKYDCFTINNDADLQVMFLCRRQFPEVRTPELLARLVDVVSSSGGSNRNTNTIANAAGSSSRPAVASSSVPVYEPVVQHVASPSFAVDLNATEGDEETVFLDDEDEDDVEPDMIDDDSADDIGATGPALEVGGSSSGTQQYPPHFSSLDLDAMRHEGVLGHAVGFGARDAEGSTGLTEFQVGQQFQDKDEALLSVRLTASGEGYSTRWWSPITAGMWASVPSLGMGAHG